The following are encoded in a window of Castanea sativa cultivar Marrone di Chiusa Pesio chromosome 5, ASM4071231v1 genomic DNA:
- the LOC142636793 gene encoding F-box/FBD/LRR-repeat protein At5g56420-like — MEGVDASSLIHNAKYQKLSKEHDVGESEKRISNLTDTIAQHILSFLPTKDAAKTSILSKRWAYLWLSIPVLDFHDVANHYSDSDEPPYKRKHFMDFVERALLLRDYSTITKFSLTCNVLYDSSRINTWISAAVKHKVQVLNIRLYKIREPFILPCCLFTCESLQELKLNIYYPLKLPSFVSFSSLKILTLIRIVFPDDHSAQMLFKGCSILEELHLISCSWENVKAVCISSPRILKLHIEDKEPPPSYVTDDEDDDMDDENNSVDQNDDSDDESDNVDDQNNPVYQNDDIDDQHSSDDQSDDTDDQSESGGCQFAVFGSSLKYFSYFGGFFLDCYIQDSSSIVEADLMACYSDRKIDYRAFKLLKGLSNAKSLKIDQFAVKALDDELLAHLPVFNSLTHVHFDWVVLFYSRQVLLSMLQKFPCLSSLKFEGLSFMFRYFGTYDWTLDPVPGCFLTHLKTIEISMFCGSEIELHAVRILLKSAAVLEKIVISFNPWELKDADGLKKQQEAQEQILSFPRASLSCLIAISCPPKEKKRLEFFL; from the exons ATGGAGGGTGTGGATGCAAGTTCTTTGATACATAACGCCAAGTACCAAAAGCTTAGCAAAGAACATGATGTGGGTGAAAGTGAAAAAAGAATAAGCAATCTGACAGATACAATTGCTCAACACATCCTGTCCTTCCTTCCAACAAAAGATGCTGCTAAGACTAGTATACTATCAAAAAGGTGGGCGTACCTATGGTTGTCAATTCCAGTTCTTGATTTTCATGATGTGGCAAATCATTATTCTGATTCTGATGAGCCACCATATAAGAGGAAACACTTCATGGATTTTGTGGAAAGAGCTCTTTTGCTCCGTGATTACTCTACCATAACGAAATTTTCACTCACATGCAATGTGCTATATGATTCGTCTCGCATTAATACATGGATATCTGCTGCAGTGAAGCATAAGGTCCAAGTTTTAAATATTCGCCTTTATAAAATTCGAGAACCATTCATATTGCCTTGTTGCCTATTTACCTGTGAATCATTACAAGAGTTAAAACTCAATATTTATTATCCTCTCAAGCTTCCTTCTTTTGTATCATTTTCAAGCCTCAAGATCTTGACTCTTATCCGCATTGTATTTCCGGATGATCATTCTGCACAAATGCTCTTTAAAGGTTGCTCCATCTTGGAGGAGTTGCATTTAATTTCTTGCAGTTGGGAGAATGTCAAGGCTGTTTGTATTTCTAGTCCCAGGATTCTTAAATTGCACATAGAAGACAAAGAACCTCCACCCAGTTATGTTAcggatgatgaggatgatgatatggatgatgagAATAATTCAGTTGACCAGAATGATGATTCAGATGATGAGAGTGATAACGTAGATGATCAGAATAATCCAGTTTATCAGAATGATGACATAGATGATCAACATAGTTCGGATGACCAAAGTGATGATACAGATGATCAGAGTGAATCAGGTGGTTGTCAGTTTGCGGTGTTTGGGTCTAGTCTGAAGTACTTTTCTTACTTCGGTGGATTTTTTCTTGATTGCTATATTCAAGACTCATCCTCAATAGTGGAAGCAGACCTTATGGCATGCTATAGTGACAGAAAAATTGATTATCGTGCATTTAAGCTTCTCAAGGGGCTCTCTAATGCCAAAAGCTTAAAAATTGATCAGTTTGCAGTTAAG GCCCTCGATGATGAGTTATTAGCCCATCTGCCTGTGTTTAATAGTTTGACCCATGTGCATTTTGATTGGGTGGTCTTGTTTTACAGTCGGCAAGTACTGCTGTCCATGCTCCAGAAGTTTCCTTGTCTTTCTTCCCTTAAGTTTGAAGGG TTGTCATTCATGTTCCGCTATTTTGGAACATATGATTGGACTTTGGATCCTGTTCCTGGATGTTTTTTGACACACCTCAAGACCATTGAAATCTCTATGTTTTGTGGATCAGAAATTGAGCTACATGCAGTTAGGATTTTGCTTAAAAGTGCAGCAGTCCTAGAGAAGATTGTTATTTCCTTTAATCCCTGGGAATTAAAAGATGCTGATGGCTTAAAGAAGCAACAGGAGGCTCAAGAACAAATACTATCTTTTCCTAGAGCATCATTGAGTTGTCTTATAGCCATATCTTGTCCACCAAAAGAGAAGAAACGCCTCGAGTTCTTCTTATGA